The proteins below come from a single Gordonia pseudamarae genomic window:
- a CDS encoding response regulator transcription factor: MTTTTTSHPQTSTVGSARATQVVHRPGYVGAPAGSRAAAARRELEASRRREEALARLAARRMPLPGRPMPGAQIAGPTSRSLIRSIEVDREEAEQPAERTCTCAATSDHERPSLTDREIEVLRTWLMLDSKPAVAQELFISLGTVNTHLTRIRAKYADIGRAAPTKAALVARAVQDGLVSLDDL; the protein is encoded by the coding sequence ACCGTCGGCTCTGCCCGCGCGACCCAGGTCGTGCACCGCCCCGGCTACGTCGGCGCCCCCGCCGGCAGCAGGGCCGCCGCCGCCCGCCGTGAGCTTGAAGCCAGCCGCCGCCGCGAAGAGGCGCTGGCGCGCCTCGCCGCGCGCAGGATGCCGTTGCCCGGGCGCCCTATGCCCGGGGCGCAGATCGCCGGCCCCACCTCGCGGTCACTGATCCGTTCCATCGAGGTCGACCGCGAGGAGGCCGAGCAGCCGGCCGAGCGCACCTGCACGTGTGCGGCGACCTCGGACCACGAACGTCCGTCGCTGACCGACCGCGAGATCGAGGTGTTGCGCACCTGGCTGATGCTTGACTCCAAACCGGCTGTGGCGCAAGAACTGTTCATCTCACTCGGCACCGTCAACACGCACCTGACCCGGATCCGGGCCAAATACGCCGACATCGGCCGGGCGGCCCCCACCAAGGCCGCGCTCGTGGCCCGCGCCGTCCAGGACGGGCTGGTCTCCCTCGACGATCTGTGA
- the pdxT gene encoding pyridoxal 5'-phosphate synthase glutaminase subunit PdxT: MSAPAGPRIGVLALQGDVREHLAALEASGARVTTVRRAGELDAVDGLVIPGGESTTMSHLLTVLELFEPLSRRLADGLPAYGSCAGMIMLASTILDTRPDARHLDALDITVRRNAFGRQVESFETDLEIAGITDGADAGPMRAVFIRAPWVESVAPEVQVLARVPDGPAQGRIVAVRQDNVLATSFHPEVTGDHRVHAYFVDMVREVSGSDRGVGTIDT, encoded by the coding sequence GTGAGCGCCCCCGCGGGTCCGCGGATCGGGGTGCTGGCACTACAGGGTGATGTCCGTGAACATCTGGCGGCCCTGGAGGCATCCGGGGCCCGGGTCACCACGGTGCGCCGGGCCGGTGAACTCGACGCCGTCGACGGTCTGGTCATCCCCGGGGGTGAGTCCACCACGATGAGTCATCTGCTGACGGTGCTCGAGCTGTTCGAACCGCTGTCGCGGCGGCTGGCCGACGGGCTGCCGGCATACGGCTCGTGTGCGGGGATGATCATGCTCGCCAGCACGATCCTCGATACCAGACCCGACGCCCGGCATCTGGATGCACTCGATATCACTGTGCGCCGCAACGCTTTCGGCCGACAGGTGGAGTCCTTCGAGACGGATCTGGAGATCGCCGGCATCACCGACGGGGCCGATGCGGGGCCGATGCGGGCGGTGTTCATCCGCGCGCCGTGGGTGGAGTCGGTGGCACCGGAGGTACAGGTCCTGGCCCGGGTCCCCGACGGCCCCGCACAGGGGCGGATCGTCGCGGTGCGACAGGACAATGTACTGGCGACCTCGTTCCATCCGGAGGTCACCGGCGATCACCGGGTGCACGCCTATTTCGTCGACATGGTTCGGGAGGTTTCCGGCTCCGATCGCGGCGTCGGTACTATCGACACCTGA
- a CDS encoding acyl-CoA thioesterase: MATIEEILRVERIEKDIYRGPAFPSRLVRTFGGQVAAQALISATNTVDEAFHVHSLHGYFLRSGNPDMHTVFLVDRIRDGRSFITRRVTGIQDGVAIFSMSASFHVSTDEGIEHQDQMPPAPAPTELADRREDESEEDKAVYKEWDNFDIRIVPREKMVTSDYFAAQQRVWFRYRHPLPDDQVFHIATLAYMSDMTLLGSSRVPHPDVNPQGASLDHAMWFMRPFRTDEWLLYDQTSPSAAGGRALTQGRIFDLDGRMVAAVTQEGLARTGRTLPKDQYARQDR; the protein is encoded by the coding sequence GTGGCAACAATCGAGGAGATCCTGCGTGTCGAGCGGATCGAGAAGGATATCTACCGCGGGCCCGCGTTCCCCAGCCGCCTTGTTCGTACCTTCGGCGGCCAGGTCGCGGCGCAGGCGCTGATATCGGCGACCAACACGGTTGATGAGGCGTTCCATGTGCACTCCCTGCACGGGTACTTCCTGCGATCGGGCAATCCCGACATGCACACCGTGTTCCTGGTCGACCGCATCCGCGACGGACGATCGTTCATCACCCGCCGGGTCACCGGTATCCAGGACGGTGTGGCCATCTTCAGCATGTCGGCGTCCTTCCACGTCAGTACCGACGAGGGCATCGAACACCAGGACCAGATGCCGCCCGCCCCGGCACCCACCGAGCTGGCCGACCGCCGCGAGGACGAGTCCGAGGAGGACAAGGCCGTCTATAAGGAGTGGGACAACTTCGACATCCGGATCGTGCCGCGCGAGAAGATGGTCACCTCCGACTACTTCGCCGCCCAGCAGCGCGTGTGGTTCCGTTACCGGCACCCCCTGCCCGACGACCAGGTGTTCCACATCGCCACGCTGGCGTACATGAGTGACATGACCCTGCTGGGGTCCTCGCGCGTACCCCATCCCGACGTCAACCCGCAGGGCGCCTCGCTCGATCACGCCATGTGGTTCATGCGGCCGTTCCGCACCGACGAGTGGCTGCTCTACGATCAGACCTCGCCGTCGGCGGCCGGTGGCCGGGCACTGACCCAGGGACGCATCTTCGACCTGGACGGCCGGATGGTCGCCGCCGTCACCCAGGAAGGGCTGGCCCGTACCGGACGCACGCTGCCCAAGGACCAATACGCTCGGCAGGACCGGTGA